From Streptomyces sp. NBC_00370, a single genomic window includes:
- a CDS encoding SDR family oxidoreductase produces the protein MRVFVTGASGWIGSAVVPELIGAGHQVVGLARSDASADALAAAGAEVRRGTIDDLDVLRDGAAASDGVIHLAFKHDIAFTGDFKGATDADRAAIETFGDALEGSDKPFVIAGGLLGLAPGRVATERDEPVVDSSPTSGRSANAQLTRGLAARGVRSSVVRLSPTVHGEGDNGFLPSLIGIARDKGVAGYLGDGSSRWSAVPRLDAAVLFRLALEKAPAGSALHGAADEGVRMRDIAEVIGRHLDLPVAQVSDEDAAGHFSWMAGFVGLDSPASNELTRELLGWQPTRPGLIADLDKGHYFAAPTA, from the coding sequence GGCTCGCCCGCTCGGACGCCTCGGCCGACGCTCTCGCCGCCGCCGGCGCCGAGGTGCGCCGCGGCACCATCGACGATCTCGACGTCCTGCGCGACGGGGCCGCCGCTTCCGACGGCGTGATCCACCTCGCGTTCAAGCACGACATCGCCTTCACCGGCGACTTCAAGGGCGCCACCGACGCGGACCGCGCCGCCATCGAGACGTTCGGCGACGCGCTGGAGGGTTCCGACAAGCCCTTCGTCATCGCCGGCGGGCTCCTCGGTCTCGCACCCGGCCGGGTGGCGACCGAGCGGGACGAGCCGGTCGTCGACTCGTCCCCCACGTCGGGCCGTTCGGCCAACGCGCAGCTCACCCGGGGTCTCGCCGCACGGGGCGTCCGCTCGTCCGTCGTACGGCTGTCCCCGACGGTGCACGGCGAGGGCGACAACGGCTTCCTGCCGAGCCTGATCGGCATCGCGCGCGACAAGGGCGTCGCCGGTTACCTCGGCGACGGATCCAGCCGCTGGTCAGCGGTGCCGAGGCTCGACGCAGCGGTGCTCTTCCGGCTGGCGCTGGAGAAGGCCCCCGCCGGGTCCGCGCTGCACGGAGCGGCCGACGAGGGCGTGCGGATGCGCGACATCGCCGAGGTCATCGGCCGCCACCTCGACCTGCCGGTGGCCCAGGTCTCCGACGAGGACGCGGCCGGGCACTTCAGCTGGATGGCCGGCTTCGTCGGGCTCGACAGCCCGGCGTCGAACGAGCTGACCCGGGAACTGCTCGGCTGGCAGCCGACGCGGCCCGGGCTCATCGCCGACCTCGACAAGGGGCACTACTTCGCGGCCCCGACCGCGTAG
- a CDS encoding winged helix-turn-helix transcriptional regulator yields MEEGTLKSPSNCASTAQSDGYGDTDPFQWDAREDCEVRQILDRVADKWSLLVIALLEHRRLRFTELRREIDGISQRMLTVTLRQLERDGLVERTVHPVVPPRVEYELTALGGTLHTTIRALVSWTEEHQSEIAAARAAYDTRAAEAAAEAAAPARTTP; encoded by the coding sequence ATGGAAGAAGGCACTTTGAAGTCACCGAGTAACTGCGCGAGCACCGCCCAGTCCGACGGCTACGGAGACACCGATCCCTTCCAGTGGGACGCCCGGGAGGACTGCGAGGTACGGCAGATCCTGGACCGGGTGGCCGACAAGTGGTCGCTGTTGGTCATCGCGCTGCTCGAACACCGGAGGCTGCGCTTCACCGAGCTGCGGCGGGAGATCGACGGCATCAGCCAGCGCATGCTGACCGTCACCCTGCGCCAGCTGGAGCGCGACGGCCTGGTCGAGCGGACGGTCCACCCGGTGGTGCCGCCGCGGGTGGAGTACGAGCTGACGGCGCTCGGCGGGACGCTGCACACGACCATCCGCGCGCTGGTCAGCTGGACCGAGGAGCACCAGTCGGAGATCGCGGCGGCGCGGGCCGCCTACGACACGCGGGCGGCCGAGGCCGCGGCCGAAGCCGCCGCCCCGGCGCGCACCACGCCCTGA
- a CDS encoding MFS transporter, translating into MSARAWALLLVLCGTIFLEGIDIAMLAVAIPSIRSDLALTTDTAAWVMSGYVLGYAGFTLLGGRTADLLGRRRTFLVALTVFLLFSGLGGFAGEGWMLVVARFATGVAAAFMTPAALSIITTSYAEGPQRNKALLVFAGTGAGGFSLGLVIGGLLTELGWRWVFFAPVLLAGALLVAAFRVLPREEPPAPTGEETGKRGFDLPGATAAAGAMLLLAYGIVRLEHGTEDWLRTAGVFAAGLLLLGLFVVIERRAAAPLVRLGIFRRAAMVRADLGALLFVGSFFGFQFVVTLYLQELRGWSSLETALALVIMGCDAVLAPTLTPRLVNRFGNARVILGGFLLGIVSYGLFLPVGLDWSYAAMFPTLILTGVAFALAYGPLTIAATDGVAAEEQGLAGGLLNTAIQFGSAVGISAVAAVYGIAVSGTDGSAEARMAAFRTALTVPLVMVVLGALITVSGLLGRKPGGKSGRTADALPAARSAEPVR; encoded by the coding sequence ATGTCCGCACGTGCCTGGGCGCTGTTACTCGTCCTCTGCGGGACGATCTTCCTGGAGGGCATCGACATCGCGATGCTCGCCGTGGCGATCCCCTCGATCAGGTCCGACCTGGCCCTGACGACCGACACGGCCGCCTGGGTGATGAGCGGGTACGTGCTCGGCTACGCCGGGTTCACCCTGCTCGGCGGCCGTACCGCCGATCTGCTCGGCCGGCGCCGGACGTTCCTCGTCGCGCTGACGGTCTTCCTGCTCTTCTCGGGCCTCGGCGGCTTCGCGGGCGAGGGCTGGATGCTGGTCGTCGCCCGCTTCGCCACCGGTGTCGCCGCCGCCTTCATGACCCCGGCGGCGCTGTCGATCATCACCACCTCCTACGCGGAGGGACCGCAGCGCAACAAGGCCCTGCTGGTCTTCGCGGGCACGGGCGCCGGCGGGTTCTCGCTCGGCCTCGTCATCGGCGGGCTGTTGACCGAACTCGGCTGGCGCTGGGTCTTCTTCGCCCCGGTACTGCTGGCGGGCGCGCTGCTCGTCGCGGCCTTCCGCGTACTGCCACGCGAGGAGCCCCCGGCGCCCACGGGGGAGGAGACCGGGAAGCGCGGCTTCGATCTGCCCGGCGCCACCGCTGCGGCCGGGGCGATGCTGCTGCTGGCGTACGGGATCGTGCGGCTGGAGCACGGCACGGAGGACTGGCTCCGCACCGCCGGTGTCTTCGCCGCGGGGCTGCTGCTGCTCGGGCTCTTCGTCGTGATCGAGCGCCGCGCCGCCGCCCCGCTCGTACGGCTCGGGATCTTCCGCAGGGCGGCGATGGTCAGGGCCGATCTCGGAGCGCTGCTCTTCGTCGGCTCGTTCTTCGGCTTCCAGTTCGTCGTGACGCTCTACCTCCAGGAACTGCGCGGCTGGTCGTCCCTGGAGACCGCGCTCGCCCTGGTGATCATGGGCTGTGACGCGGTCCTCGCCCCGACCCTGACGCCGCGTCTGGTGAACCGCTTCGGCAACGCCCGGGTGATACTCGGCGGTTTCCTGCTCGGGATCGTCTCGTACGGGCTGTTCCTGCCGGTCGGCCTCGACTGGTCGTACGCGGCGATGTTCCCGACCCTGATCCTGACCGGTGTCGCGTTCGCGCTGGCGTACGGGCCGCTGACCATCGCGGCGACGGACGGGGTGGCGGCGGAGGAACAGGGCCTGGCGGGCGGGCTGCTGAACACCGCGATCCAGTTCGGCTCGGCGGTCGGTATCTCCGCCGTCGCCGCGGTGTACGGCATCGCCGTCAGCGGTACGGACGGCTCGGCCGAGGCGCGGATGGCCGCGTTCCGTACGGCGCTGACGGTGCCGCTCGTGATGGTGGTGCTGGGTGCGCTGATCACGGTGTCGGGGCTGCTCGGCCGGAAGCCCGGCGGGAAGTCCGGCCGGACAGCTGACGCGCTGCCTGCGGCGCGCAGCGCCGAACCGGTGCGGTGA
- the rarD gene encoding EamA family transporter RarD — protein sequence MWGLVPLFWPLLKPTGAMEILAHRMVWSLAFVGVALLALRRWGWIKDLVRQPAKLGLLVVAAAVITVNWGVYIWAVNADHVVEASLGYFINPLVTITMGVLLLKERLRPAQWTAVLIGFVAVLVLAIGYGQPPWISLVLAFSFGTYGLVKKKINLGGIESLAAETAIQFLPALGYLLWLGASGDGTFTTHGPGHAALLASTGIVTAVPLVCFGAAAIRVPLSVLGLLQYLAPVFQLILGVTYFHEEMPPERLAGFALVWVALAVLTWDALRTAHRTKARAQRLAAELESRQDPPPAAAPAPRPTDDRDGRQAEAPRLPQAP from the coding sequence ATGTGGGGCCTCGTCCCGCTCTTCTGGCCGCTGCTCAAGCCCACCGGGGCGATGGAGATCCTCGCCCACCGGATGGTCTGGTCGCTCGCCTTCGTCGGCGTCGCCCTGCTGGCGCTGCGCCGCTGGGGCTGGATCAAGGACCTGGTCCGGCAGCCGGCCAAGCTCGGACTGCTGGTCGTCGCCGCGGCCGTGATCACCGTCAACTGGGGTGTCTACATCTGGGCGGTCAACGCCGACCATGTCGTCGAGGCGTCCCTGGGCTACTTCATCAACCCGCTCGTCACGATCACGATGGGCGTCCTGCTGCTGAAGGAGCGGCTGCGGCCGGCGCAGTGGACGGCGGTCCTGATCGGCTTCGTCGCCGTGCTCGTGCTCGCGATCGGCTACGGGCAGCCGCCGTGGATCTCGCTGGTCCTGGCCTTCTCGTTCGGCACGTACGGGCTGGTCAAGAAGAAGATCAACCTCGGCGGAATCGAATCGCTCGCCGCCGAGACCGCGATCCAGTTCCTGCCCGCCCTCGGCTACCTGCTGTGGCTCGGCGCCTCCGGCGACGGGACGTTCACCACCCACGGCCCCGGGCATGCCGCGCTCCTCGCCTCGACCGGCATCGTCACCGCCGTACCGCTCGTCTGCTTCGGCGCGGCCGCGATCCGGGTGCCGCTGTCGGTCCTCGGCCTGCTCCAGTACCTGGCGCCGGTCTTCCAGCTCATCCTGGGGGTCACCTACTTCCACGAGGAGATGCCGCCCGAGCGGCTGGCGGGCTTCGCGCTGGTGTGGGTCGCGCTGGCCGTACTGACCTGGGACGCGCTGCGGACGGCGCACCGTACGAAGGCGCGTGCGCAACGGCTGGCGGCGGAGCTGGAAAGCCGCCAGGACCCGCCGCCCGCCGCCGCACCCGCGCCCCGGCCGACCGACGACCGGGACGGCCGGCAGGCCGAGGCGCCCCGGCTCCCGCAGGCGCCCTGA
- a CDS encoding SDR family oxidoreductase — MSVVVTGATGHLGKLVIASLLDSGVPAAGIAAVARSKEKAAEFEARGVEVRIADYDDPQSLAAAFRPGDRVVLISGSEVGRRVPQHGAVVDAAKAAGVAQLAYTGALGGPEADFALADEHKVTEQLILDSGLPYTFLRNGWYSEVYTENLAPVLASGEVVTNAGDGRVSSAARADYAAAVAAVLTGEGHLNTVYELSGDSAWSFDEYAAELSRQTGSTIVHRSVSEAEHTAIFVGIGLPQPFAEILAGVDTAISRGLIAGTSGDLARLIGRPTTPLADSIAAALAS; from the coding sequence ATGAGCGTCGTCGTCACAGGAGCCACCGGCCACCTCGGCAAGCTCGTCATCGCGTCCCTGCTGGACTCGGGGGTGCCGGCCGCCGGTATCGCCGCCGTCGCCCGCAGCAAGGAGAAGGCCGCCGAGTTCGAGGCGCGCGGTGTCGAGGTGCGGATCGCGGACTACGACGACCCGCAGAGCCTGGCCGCCGCGTTCCGGCCGGGCGACCGGGTCGTGCTGATCTCGGGGAGCGAGGTCGGCCGCCGCGTACCGCAGCACGGCGCGGTCGTCGATGCGGCCAAGGCGGCGGGGGTGGCGCAGCTCGCGTACACCGGTGCGCTGGGCGGGCCCGAAGCGGACTTCGCGCTGGCCGACGAGCACAAGGTGACCGAGCAGCTGATCCTCGACTCGGGGCTGCCGTACACGTTCCTGCGCAACGGCTGGTACTCCGAGGTCTACACGGAGAATCTGGCTCCGGTGCTGGCGTCGGGCGAGGTCGTCACCAACGCGGGCGACGGCCGGGTGTCCTCGGCCGCCCGCGCCGACTACGCGGCGGCCGTCGCCGCCGTACTGACCGGCGAGGGCCATCTGAACACGGTGTACGAGCTGAGCGGCGACTCGGCGTGGTCCTTCGACGAGTACGCGGCCGAGCTGTCCCGGCAGACCGGCTCCACCATCGTCCACCGGTCCGTCAGCGAGGCCGAGCACACCGCCATCTTCGTCGGGATCGGGCTGCCCCAGCCGTTCGCCGAGATCCTGGCCGGCGTCGACACCGCGATCAGCCGTGGCCTCATCGCGGGCACGAGCGGCGACCTGGCGCGGCTGATCGGCCGGCCGACGACCCCGCTGGCCGACTCGATCGCCGCGGCGCTCGCGTCCTGA
- a CDS encoding winged helix-turn-helix transcriptional regulator — MTVSEVYPQLARPDVNQPMCESRLILEHVTSRWGVLVLAALLERSYRFSELRRLIGGVSEKMLAQTLQTLERDGFVDRDAKPVIPPRVDYALTELGREAAEQVWALARWTESRVAAVLTAREEYDEARTSTEEIRAPRVRA; from the coding sequence ATGACGGTAAGTGAGGTGTATCCGCAGCTCGCGCGGCCGGACGTCAATCAGCCGATGTGCGAATCCCGGCTGATCCTTGAGCATGTGACCAGCCGCTGGGGCGTCCTCGTCCTGGCGGCGCTGCTGGAGCGCTCGTACCGCTTCAGCGAGCTGCGGCGGCTGATCGGCGGGGTCAGCGAGAAGATGCTGGCGCAGACGCTCCAGACGCTGGAGCGGGACGGATTCGTGGACCGCGACGCCAAGCCCGTCATCCCGCCGCGCGTCGACTACGCGCTGACCGAGCTGGGGCGCGAGGCGGCCGAGCAGGTCTGGGCGCTCGCCCGCTGGACCGAGAGCCGGGTGGCGGCCGTGCTGACGGCGCGCGAGGAGTACGACGAGGCCCGGACCTCCACCGAGGAGATCCGGGCCCCGCGTGTGCGTGCCTGA
- a CDS encoding 2-oxoacid:ferredoxin oxidoreductase subunit beta, with amino-acid sequence MSEITNELLTLVPKAEAKQSMKDFKSDQEVRWCPGCGDYAVLAAVQGFMPELGLAKENIVFVSGIGCSSRFPYYMNTYGMHSIHGRAPAIATGLATSRRDLSVWVVTGDGDALSIGGNHLIHALRRNVNLKILLFNNRIYGLTKGQYSPTSELGKITKSTPMGSLDSPFNPVSLAIGAEASFVARTVDSDRKHLTQVLREAAEHPGTALVEIYQNCNIFNDGAFEVLKDKDQAQEAVIRLEHGQPIRFGAPLENGLGSKGVVRDLATGDLEVVAVTPENESRVLTHDAHSASPTNAFALSRLADADTLHHTPIGVFRSVDRPVYDTLMSDQLDTAVEKQGKGDLAGMLAGNDTWTVAG; translated from the coding sequence ATGTCTGAGATCACCAACGAGCTGCTGACGCTGGTACCCAAGGCCGAAGCCAAGCAGTCGATGAAGGACTTCAAGTCGGACCAGGAGGTGCGCTGGTGCCCCGGCTGCGGCGACTACGCCGTCCTGGCCGCCGTGCAGGGCTTCATGCCCGAACTCGGCCTGGCGAAGGAGAACATCGTCTTCGTCTCCGGCATCGGCTGCTCCTCCCGCTTCCCGTACTACATGAACACGTACGGGATGCACTCGATCCACGGCCGCGCCCCGGCCATCGCCACCGGTCTGGCCACCTCGCGCCGTGACCTGTCGGTCTGGGTCGTCACCGGTGACGGCGACGCCCTGTCCATCGGCGGCAACCACCTCATCCACGCGCTGCGCCGCAATGTGAATCTGAAGATCCTGCTGTTCAACAACCGGATCTACGGGCTCACCAAGGGCCAGTACTCACCGACCTCCGAGCTGGGGAAGATCACCAAGTCCACCCCGATGGGCTCCCTGGACTCCCCGTTCAACCCGGTGTCGCTGGCCATCGGCGCCGAGGCCTCGTTCGTCGCGCGCACCGTCGACTCCGACCGCAAGCACCTCACCCAGGTGCTGCGCGAGGCGGCCGAGCACCCGGGCACTGCGCTGGTGGAGATCTACCAGAACTGCAACATCTTCAACGACGGCGCCTTCGAGGTCCTGAAGGACAAGGACCAGGCGCAGGAGGCGGTGATCCGGCTGGAGCACGGGCAGCCCATCCGCTTCGGCGCCCCGCTGGAGAACGGCCTGGGCAGCAAGGGGGTCGTGCGCGACCTGGCCACGGGCGATCTGGAGGTCGTCGCCGTGACGCCCGAGAACGAGTCGCGGGTCCTGACCCACGACGCGCACTCGGCCTCGCCGACCAACGCGTTCGCGCTGTCCCGGCTCGCCGACGCCGACACCCTGCACCACACCCCCATCGGGGTCTTCCGCAGCGTCGACCGGCCCGTCTACGACACCCTCATGTCCGACCAGCTCGACACGGCCGTCGAGAAGCAGGGCAAGGGCGACCTCGCGGGCATGCTCGCGGGCAACGACACCTGGACCGTCGCGGGCTGA
- a CDS encoding 2-oxoacid:acceptor oxidoreductase subunit alpha, which produces MTSQVSSPADEANDADEAVVGEQRAHLSGQGGAGEKEVRRLDRVIIRFAGDSGDGMQLTGDRFTSETASFGNDLSTLPNFPAEIRAPAGTLPGVSSFQLHFADHDILTPGDAPNVLVAMNPAALKANIADVPRGAEIIVNTDEFTKRPMAKVGYDVSPLEDGSLEGYQVHPVPLTTLTIEALKEFGLSRKEAERSKNMFALGLLSWMYHRPTENTEKFLRTKFAKKPQIAEANVAAFRAGWNFGETTEDFAVSYEVAPADAAFPTGTYRNISGNLALSYGLIAAAEQAQLPLYLGSYPITPASDILHELSRHKNFGVRTFQAEDEIAAIGAALGAAFGGSLAVTTTSGPGVALKSETIGLAVSLELPLLVVAIQRGGPSTGLPTKTEQADLLQAMYGRNGEAPVPVVAARTPADCFDAALEAARIAVTYRTPVFLLSDGYLANGSEPWRIPEIDELPDLRVQFASGPNHELADGTEVFWPYKRDPQTLARPWAVPGTPGLEHRIGGIEKQDGTGNISYDPANHDFMVRTRQAKIDGITVPDLHVDDPDHARTLVLGWGSTYGPITAAVRRLRKDSVPIAQAHLTHLNPFPANLGDVLRSYDKVVVPEMNLGQLATLIRAKYLIDAHSYNQVNGMPFKAEQLATALKEAIDV; this is translated from the coding sequence GTGACCAGCCAGGTCAGTAGCCCAGCCGATGAGGCCAACGACGCCGATGAGGCAGTCGTCGGGGAACAGCGTGCCCATCTGTCCGGACAGGGGGGTGCGGGCGAGAAAGAGGTCCGCCGTCTCGACCGGGTGATCATCCGGTTCGCGGGTGACTCCGGGGACGGTATGCAGCTGACGGGTGACCGGTTCACTTCGGAGACGGCGTCGTTCGGCAACGACCTGTCGACGCTGCCGAACTTCCCGGCCGAGATCAGGGCGCCTGCCGGGACCCTGCCGGGTGTCTCCTCGTTCCAGCTGCACTTCGCGGACCACGACATCCTGACCCCCGGTGACGCGCCGAACGTGCTGGTCGCGATGAACCCGGCGGCGCTGAAGGCGAACATCGCCGACGTACCGCGCGGTGCGGAGATCATCGTCAACACGGACGAGTTCACGAAGCGTCCGATGGCGAAGGTCGGCTACGACGTCTCGCCGCTGGAGGACGGGTCGCTGGAGGGCTACCAGGTCCACCCGGTGCCCCTGACGACGCTGACGATCGAGGCGCTCAAGGAGTTCGGTCTCTCCCGCAAGGAGGCCGAGCGCAGCAAGAACATGTTCGCGCTGGGTCTGCTGTCGTGGATGTACCACCGCCCGACGGAGAACACCGAGAAGTTCCTGCGGACGAAGTTCGCGAAGAAGCCGCAGATCGCCGAGGCGAACGTGGCCGCCTTCCGGGCCGGCTGGAACTTCGGCGAGACGACGGAGGACTTCGCGGTCTCCTACGAGGTCGCCCCGGCCGACGCCGCTTTCCCCACCGGCACCTACCGCAACATCTCCGGGAACCTGGCCCTGTCGTACGGGCTGATCGCCGCCGCCGAGCAGGCCCAACTGCCGCTGTACCTCGGGTCGTACCCGATCACCCCGGCCTCCGACATCCTGCACGAGCTGTCCCGGCACAAGAACTTCGGCGTACGCACCTTCCAGGCGGAGGACGAGATCGCGGCGATCGGCGCCGCGCTGGGCGCCGCGTTCGGCGGGTCCCTCGCCGTGACCACGACATCGGGCCCCGGCGTCGCGCTGAAGTCCGAGACGATCGGGCTCGCGGTCTCCCTGGAACTGCCGCTGCTGGTGGTGGCGATCCAGCGCGGCGGCCCCTCGACGGGGCTGCCGACCAAGACGGAGCAGGCAGACCTGCTGCAGGCCATGTACGGCCGCAACGGCGAGGCCCCCGTCCCGGTGGTCGCGGCCCGCACCCCCGCCGACTGCTTCGACGCCGCCCTGGAGGCGGCGCGGATCGCGGTCACCTACCGCACCCCCGTCTTCCTGCTCTCCGACGGCTACCTCGCCAACGGCTCCGAGCCGTGGCGGATCCCGGAGATCGACGAACTGCCCGATCTGCGCGTCCAGTTCGCCAGTGGCCCGAACCACGAGCTGGCCGACGGCACCGAGGTGTTCTGGCCGTACAAGCGCGACCCGCAGACGCTGGCCCGCCCCTGGGCCGTGCCGGGTACGCCGGGGCTCGAACACCGGATCGGCGGGATCGAGAAGCAGGACGGCACGGGCAACATCTCGTACGACCCGGCCAACCACGACTTCATGGTCCGCACCCGGCAGGCCAAGATCGACGGCATCACCGTGCCCGACCTGCACGTGGACGACCCGGACCACGCCCGCACCCTCGTCCTCGGCTGGGGCTCCACGTACGGCCCGATCACTGCGGCGGTACGCCGGCTGCGCAAGGACAGCGTGCCCATCGCGCAGGCCCATCTGACCCACCTCAACCCCTTCCCCGCCAACCTCGGGGACGTGCTGAGGTCGTACGACAAGGTCGTGGTGCCGGAGATGAACCTCGGCCAGCTCGCCACCCTGATCCGCGCCAAGTACCTGATCGACGCGCACAGTTACAACCAGGTCAACGGGATGCCGTTCAAGGCCGAACAGCTCGCCACGGCCCTCAAGGAGGCCATCGATGTCTGA
- a CDS encoding response regulator transcription factor, giving the protein MRVVIAEDSVLLREGLTRLLTDRGHDVVAGVGDAEALIKTVGDLAAQDTLPDVVVADVRMPPTHTDEGVRAAVRLRKDYPGIGVLVLSQYVEEQYATELLAGSSRGVGYLLKDRVAEVREFVDAVVRVARGGTALDPEVVAQLLGRSRKQDVLAGLTPREREVLGLMAEGRTNSAIAKALVVSDGAVEKHVSNIFLKLGLSPSDGDHRRVLAVLTYLKT; this is encoded by the coding sequence GTGCGGGTGGTCATCGCCGAGGACTCGGTGCTGCTTCGGGAGGGCCTGACCCGCCTGTTGACCGACCGCGGGCACGACGTGGTCGCGGGCGTCGGGGACGCGGAAGCACTGATCAAGACGGTGGGGGACCTCGCGGCGCAGGACACGCTGCCGGACGTGGTCGTCGCGGACGTACGGATGCCGCCGACGCACACCGACGAAGGCGTACGGGCCGCCGTGCGGCTGCGCAAGGACTACCCCGGCATCGGGGTGCTGGTCCTGTCGCAGTACGTCGAGGAGCAGTACGCGACCGAGCTGCTGGCCGGATCCAGCCGGGGTGTGGGCTATCTGCTCAAGGACCGGGTGGCTGAGGTCAGGGAGTTCGTGGACGCGGTGGTCCGGGTGGCGCGGGGCGGTACGGCCCTCGACCCGGAGGTGGTGGCCCAGTTGCTGGGCCGCAGCCGTAAGCAGGACGTGCTGGCCGGGCTGACCCCCCGGGAGCGCGAAGTGCTCGGTCTGATGGCCGAGGGACGGACGAATTCGGCCATCGCCAAGGCCCTGGTGGTGAGCGACGGAGCGGTGGAGAAGCACGTCAGCAACATCTTCCTGAAGCTCGGCCTCTCCCCCAGTGACGGAGATCACCGGCGGGTCCTCGCCGTCCTCACCTACCTGAAGACATGA
- a CDS encoding sensor histidine kinase, which produces MEYMETYINSGSQPRRHVLPPVLRAPVEARTWREFGYLLLSFPISVTAFCFALTMTVLGSGLLITFLGVPVLAAALAACRGLGVLERARARTLLRVEVANPEPVRSKKGGPLAWMGAVLKSGVSWRHLLYALLHFPWATFAFTVSLTFWTTAWALFTYPLWQWISPDSGDARIQLFSDAQGNVVVLDSPFEIAAVSAVGLVLVLASPWLIRGLTSVDRLWITGLLGPSRLATRVTELESDRGVVVDTAAADLRRIERDLHDGAQARLVALAMDLGLAKEKLTEDPQAAARMVGEAHGEVKTALQELRDLARGIHPAVLTDRGLDAALSSVASRCTAPVEVTVDLPARPAAAIEGIAYFTVSELLQNVSKHARARRATVDVWRTADRLMLQVTDDGQGGADMTAGSGLAGLTERLGAVDGILVVDSPAGGPTVVTAELPWRG; this is translated from the coding sequence ATGGAGTACATGGAGACCTACATCAACAGCGGCTCGCAGCCCCGGCGCCATGTCCTGCCCCCGGTGCTGCGCGCTCCGGTCGAGGCCCGCACCTGGCGCGAGTTCGGCTATCTGCTGCTCAGTTTCCCGATCAGTGTGACCGCGTTCTGCTTCGCGCTCACGATGACGGTGCTCGGCTCGGGGCTGCTGATCACCTTCCTCGGGGTGCCGGTGCTGGCTGCCGCGCTGGCGGCCTGCCGTGGCCTCGGTGTGCTGGAGCGGGCCAGGGCCAGGACCCTGCTGCGGGTGGAGGTGGCGAACCCGGAGCCGGTGCGGAGCAAGAAGGGCGGACCGCTGGCCTGGATGGGGGCGGTGCTGAAGAGCGGGGTGTCCTGGCGGCATCTGCTCTACGCGCTGCTGCACTTCCCGTGGGCGACGTTCGCCTTCACGGTCTCCCTGACCTTCTGGACGACGGCCTGGGCGCTGTTCACCTATCCGCTGTGGCAGTGGATCTCCCCCGACTCCGGTGACGCGCGCATCCAGCTGTTCAGCGACGCGCAGGGCAACGTGGTGGTGCTGGACAGTCCGTTCGAGATCGCGGCGGTCAGCGCGGTCGGTCTGGTGCTCGTGCTCGCCTCCCCCTGGCTGATCCGGGGGCTCACCAGCGTGGACCGGCTGTGGATAACGGGTCTGCTCGGTCCGTCCAGGCTCGCGACCCGCGTCACGGAGCTGGAGTCGGACCGGGGCGTGGTCGTGGACACGGCAGCCGCCGACCTGCGCCGGATCGAGCGTGACCTGCACGACGGGGCACAGGCCCGGCTCGTCGCCCTGGCGATGGATCTGGGGCTGGCGAAGGAGAAGCTGACGGAGGACCCGCAGGCCGCGGCGCGCATGGTCGGTGAGGCGCACGGCGAGGTGAAGACGGCGCTCCAGGAGCTGCGGGACCTGGCGCGCGGCATCCACCCGGCGGTCCTCACCGACCGGGGCCTGGACGCGGCGCTCTCCTCCGTGGCCTCGCGCTGCACCGCGCCCGTGGAGGTCACGGTCGATCTGCCCGCCAGGCCGGCCGCGGCCATCGAGGGCATCGCGTACTTCACCGTCTCGGAGCTGCTGCAGAACGTCAGCAAGCACGCCAGGGCCCGGCGCGCCACGGTCGACGTGTGGCGTACGGCGGACCGGCTGATGCTCCAGGTGACGGACGACGGGCAGGGCGGCGCCGACATGACGGCGGGCAGCGGTCTCGCGGGGCTCACGGAGCGCCTCGGCGCCGTGGACGGCATCCTCGTCGTGGACTCCCCCGCCGGTGGTCCCACGGTGGTGACGGCCGAGCTGCCCTGGCGCGGCTGA